In Caldisericaceae bacterium, a genomic segment contains:
- a CDS encoding DUF996 domain-containing protein yields the protein MEIKTIKLLGGIGVLLAILSTIPAGGFVFGLTGLVLVFIAMLELSKKTNNKKIYDNFFVSFILSIVGSVLGGIALVSTFILREIRFFRNGSFYWNYFDRDMGFSPKEPFLMQRKWDTFNNLSVGAIVAIVIFALVIYGILVARAYFLKKSYEEVAKETQVEYFKTSGNFIFIGSILSILLVGFIVYFIGYIFEIVAFFSLKEDLN from the coding sequence ATGGAAATAAAAACCATTAAACTACTTGGTGGTATTGGTGTGCTACTTGCAATCCTAAGTACAATTCCTGCAGGTGGCTTCGTATTTGGTTTAACTGGGTTGGTTCTTGTTTTTATTGCAATGTTAGAATTATCAAAGAAGACAAACAATAAAAAGATATACGATAATTTTTTTGTTAGTTTTATTCTTAGTATTGTAGGAAGTGTTTTAGGGGGGATTGCGCTTGTTTCTACTTTTATTCTAAGAGAAATCAGATTTTTTAGAAACGGGAGCTTTTATTGGAATTATTTTGATAGAGACATGGGATTTTCCCCAAAAGAACCCTTCTTAATGCAAAGAAAATGGGATACATTTAACAACCTATCAGTCGGTGCAATAGTTGCCATTGTAATTTTTGCTTTAGTTATTTATGGTATTTTAGTAGCAAGGGCATATTTTCTTAAAAAATCATACGAAGAGGTTGCAAAAGAAACCCAAGTTGAATACTTTAAAACTTCAGGAAACTTTATTTTTATTGGGTCAATTCTTTCAATTTTACTTGTTGGATTTATAGTATACTTCATAGGATATATTTTTGAGATTGTTGCTTTCTTCTCACTGAAAGAAGATTTAAAT
- a CDS encoding Hsp20/alpha crystallin family protein, whose protein sequence is MAKTYDPFEEIKKLEREIDEIFSSFWRGTRPMLAHPRHGGEIEPATYSLSFVPSADVIEKDAEIIVKTDLPGVDKKDVKIKIEVDKVTISGELKKEHKEKEENYFIEERVYGNFYRTIPLPAEIDPEKAQAKFENGVLEITLPKVEVGKKAKEITLG, encoded by the coding sequence ATGGCAAAAACTTATGATCCATTTGAAGAAATTAAAAAACTTGAAAGAGAAATTGATGAAATTTTCTCTTCTTTTTGGAGAGGCACAAGACCAATGCTAGCACATCCACGACATGGTGGAGAAATTGAACCTGCAACTTATAGTTTATCCTTTGTTCCTTCTGCCGATGTTATTGAAAAAGACGCCGAGATTATTGTAAAAACAGACCTCCCTGGCGTAGATAAAAAAGATGTTAAAATAAAAATAGAAGTTGATAAAGTGACAATTTCTGGTGAACTAAAGAAAGAACATAAAGAAAAAGAAGAGAATTACTTCATTGAAGAGCGTGTTTATGGAAACTTCTATAGAACAATTCCTCTTCCTGCTGAAATTGATCCCGAAAAGGCTCAAGCTAAATTCGAGAATGGAGTGCTTGAAATAACTCTCCCAAAAGTTGAAGTAGGTAAGAAAGCAAAAGAAATTACACTTGGATAA